One bacterium DNA segment encodes these proteins:
- a CDS encoding ABC transporter permease encodes MSARAAGLPPRRSGLWLDAWRRFLRDRLALAGGIVLAALALASAAAPLLTRYAPNEVDLKQLDAAPSAPHWFGTDDLGRDEFSRALYAGRVSLSIGTAVAVVAALAGTTVGALAGYHGRLVDAALMRLTDVALSVPPLPLIIVLSAVVKPSPQILVLIIAGVGWMGTARLVRSAFLSIRETEYIEAARAAGCGSLRVILRHALPNSLAPVIVAATLAVGNAIITESVLSFLGVGIQPPTASWGNMLQNAESTMATKPWLSVFPGVLILLSVLSVNGLGDGLRDALDVRAKE; translated from the coding sequence GTGAGCGCGCGCGCGGCCGGCCTGCCGCCCAGACGGTCCGGCCTCTGGCTCGACGCGTGGAGGCGATTCCTCCGCGACCGGCTCGCGCTGGCGGGCGGGATCGTGCTCGCGGCGCTGGCGCTCGCCTCCGCCGCCGCCCCGCTGCTCACCCGGTACGCGCCGAACGAGGTGGACTTGAAGCAGCTCGACGCGGCGCCGTCCGCGCCCCACTGGTTCGGCACCGACGACCTCGGCCGCGACGAGTTCAGCCGCGCGCTGTACGCGGGCCGCGTCTCGCTGTCGATCGGCACCGCCGTCGCCGTCGTCGCGGCGTTGGCCGGCACGACGGTTGGCGCGCTGGCAGGGTACCACGGGCGGCTCGTCGACGCCGCGCTGATGCGACTCACCGACGTGGCCCTTTCGGTTCCGCCGCTGCCGCTCATCATCGTCCTGTCGGCGGTGGTGAAGCCGTCGCCGCAGATCCTGGTGTTGATCATCGCCGGCGTGGGCTGGATGGGAACGGCGCGTCTCGTCCGGAGCGCGTTCCTTTCGATCCGGGAGACCGAGTACATCGAGGCTGCCCGCGCGGCGGGCTGCGGAAGCCTGCGGGTCATTCTCCGCCACGCGCTGCCCAACAGCCTCGCCCCGGTGATCGTCGCGGCGACGCTGGCGGTCGGCAACGCCATCATCACCGAATCGGTGCTCTCGTTTCTCGGCGTCGGGATTCAGCCGCCGACGGCCTCGTGGGGCAACATGCTTCAGAACGCGGAATCGACGATGGCGACCAAGCCGTGGCTCTCGGTCTTCCCGGGCGTGCTCATCTTGTTGAGCGTGTTGAGCGTCAACGGCCTGGGCGACGGCCTGCGGGATGCGCTGGACGTCCGGGCGAAGGAGTAG
- a CDS encoding peptide ABC transporter substrate-binding protein: MNRRMGWRPIRLAALCLAAAAVAATAPAAPPASGAGISQMVVAYYIEPDTLNPYATHVLAAKELDVVEGFAATDSQMQYVPHLVQEVPTLANGGAKLSGDTMTVTWRLKPGLKWSDGQPVTSADAAFTYKTMTDPSFRVDSRAGWGLIASVDTPDALTVVAHFKEPYGAYRDLFRYLLPKHVLDGQDLNTYAAYNRAPVTTAPYVVQEWVPGQYLTTIANPYYRDAAKGLPRIKKIVWRFVSDANTRINMLRTREAQVAWALPFDQIKPLQSVAGVKVVVHPLNAWMHFDFNLRRPLFQDVRLRQAVAYAINKQDIVASVLGGLGRPAGPPVTPLSWAYDPNAYRQYRYDTAKAKQLIAEAGWKAGPDGVVQKDGKSLAFTNCNSVGDATQDRVQQVIQAELRAVGLGMQIHNYSPTVYGQIRFQGECDTLFHRWIVPAYPALAQFYGSDAMPPNGLNEDFYVSAEFTDTIRRAERTIDQAAAKKLFWQAEEILGRDLPSIPVYYLYGAQATTTQLRGLVGNPTNDGDGWNMEQWTLEP, from the coding sequence GTGAACCGACGCATGGGATGGCGGCCGATCCGACTCGCGGCGCTGTGTCTTGCAGCCGCGGCCGTGGCGGCCACCGCGCCCGCGGCGCCGCCGGCAAGCGGGGCCGGGATCTCGCAGATGGTGGTCGCCTATTACATCGAGCCCGACACGCTCAACCCGTACGCGACGCACGTCCTCGCCGCAAAGGAACTGGATGTCGTCGAAGGCTTCGCGGCGACGGACAGCCAGATGCAGTATGTTCCGCACCTCGTCCAGGAGGTGCCGACCCTCGCCAACGGCGGCGCGAAACTCTCCGGCGACACCATGACCGTCACCTGGCGGCTCAAGCCCGGTTTGAAGTGGAGCGACGGCCAGCCGGTCACGTCGGCCGACGCCGCGTTCACATACAAGACGATGACCGATCCCTCGTTCCGGGTAGATAGCCGTGCCGGGTGGGGGCTGATCGCCTCGGTCGACACGCCCGATGCCCTCACCGTGGTCGCGCACTTCAAGGAGCCCTACGGCGCCTATCGCGACTTGTTCCGCTATCTGCTCCCCAAACACGTGCTGGACGGTCAGGACCTCAACACCTACGCCGCCTACAATCGCGCGCCGGTCACGACGGCGCCGTATGTCGTCCAAGAGTGGGTCCCGGGCCAGTACCTGACGACGATCGCGAACCCATACTACCGCGACGCGGCCAAGGGTCTGCCCCGCATCAAGAAGATCGTCTGGCGGTTCGTGTCGGACGCAAACACCCGGATCAATATGTTGCGGACCCGCGAGGCGCAGGTCGCGTGGGCGCTTCCATTCGATCAAATCAAACCGCTGCAGTCCGTGGCCGGCGTCAAGGTGGTCGTACATCCGCTCAACGCCTGGATGCATTTCGACTTCAACCTCCGCAGGCCGCTGTTCCAAGATGTCCGGCTCCGGCAGGCGGTCGCGTACGCGATCAACAAACAGGACATCGTCGCCAGCGTGCTCGGGGGCCTCGGCCGGCCGGCCGGGCCGCCGGTCACGCCTCTGTCGTGGGCGTATGATCCCAACGCGTACAGGCAGTATCGGTACGATACGGCGAAAGCCAAACAGCTGATCGCGGAGGCGGGTTGGAAAGCCGGGCCCGACGGCGTCGTGCAGAAGGACGGCAAGTCGCTCGCGTTCACCAACTGCAACAGCGTCGGCGACGCGACGCAGGATCGCGTACAGCAGGTGATCCAGGCGGAATTGCGCGCCGTAGGACTCGGCATGCAGATCCACAACTATTCGCCGACGGTGTACGGGCAGATCCGCTTCCAGGGCGAATGCGACACCCTGTTCCATCGCTGGATCGTCCCGGCCTATCCGGCCCTCGCGCAGTTCTACGGGTCCGATGCGATGCCCCCGAACGGCTTGAACGAAGACTTCTACGTCAGCGCGGAGTTCACCGACACGATCCGCCGCGCAGAGCGTACGATCGACCAAGCGGCGGCCAAGAAGCTGTTCTGGCAGGCCGAGGAGATCCTCGGACGCGACCTCCCGTCGATCCCCGTGTACTATCTGTACGGGGCGCAGGCCACGACGACCCAACTGCGCGGACTCGTCGGCAACCCGACCAACGACGGGGACGGCTGGAACATGGAGCAGTGGACGCTGGAGCCCTGA